One segment of Panthera uncia isolate 11264 chromosome A3 unlocalized genomic scaffold, Puncia_PCG_1.0 HiC_scaffold_12, whole genome shotgun sequence DNA contains the following:
- the LOC125937789 gene encoding translation initiation factor IF-2-like has product MPVRAQSPPHTAARCPETGTLQPTPRCNPPLPVPSALATTPSSPQSVAKEHLELAGKETRECGLGGRPQGLPGGGMTSEQSPVGGDAWMPSSAAFQADLALRALKPPSPAPRRVQHPSLAALSSSGSRRWQAGTLTPRRTSPSNFAPGEARTPQKTAYLVRESVARSFPRSAALAGNAARSLLLNSSRPGRGRSHLLGEAQSGRRRAGSRAAPARAGAAAAGSRCARAGGRRGGREAGRAGARAARALPLPPSLPRTLARPPPAASHSLTRALGPAAARRAPAPSGTARGKSRRVGAAPGGRGALPASAAAKVSRFGPGPRPRSAFRPRASALSGSQPIDYTRRRALQLFFSTFLASPRKAEP; this is encoded by the exons ATGCCTGTGCGCGCCCAATCCCCACCGCACACCGCTGCACGGTGTCCAGAGACCGGGACCCTTCAGCCCACTCCCCGCTGCAATCCCCCCTTGCCTGTTCCGTCTGCCCTGGCCACAACTCCCTCCTCTCCGCAGTCCGTGGCGAAGGAACACCTAGAGCTTGCCGGAAAAGAGACTCGCGAGTGTGGCCTTGGGGGAAGACCCCAGGGATTACCAGGAGGAGGGATGACCTCGGAGCAGAGCCCGGTGGGTGGGGACGCCTGGATGCCCAGCAGCGCAGCATTCCAGGCGGACTTAGCTCTTCGCGCCCTGAAGCCTCCGAGCCCCGCGCCGCGCAGGGTGCAGCATCCCTCCCTAGCAGCCCTTTCTTCCTCAGGCAGCCGGCGCTGGCAGGCAGGCACACTCACGCCCAGACGCACCAGCCCGAGCAATTTCGCTCCCGGAGAAGCGCGGACACCCCAGAAAAC AGCCTACCTGGTTCGGGAGAGTGTGGCTCGATCCTTCCCCCGTTCCGCGGCGCTAGCAGGCAACGCGGCGCGCTCCCTCCTTTTAAATAGCTCCCGACCGGGAAGAGGTCGCTCCCATCTTCTGGGGGAAGCACAAAGCGGGCGGCGGCGGGCAGGCTCCCGTGCAGCGCCGGCGCGAGCGGGAGCGGCGGCTGCGGGCAGCCGGTGCGCGCGGGCGGGAGGCAGGCGCGGAGGCCGGGAGGCTGGGAGGGCCGGGGCCCGGGCGGCGCGCgcgctccccctccctccctccctcccgcgcACACtcgcccgcccgccgcccgcaGCCTCGCACTCGCTCACACGCGCGCTCGGCCCCGCCGCGGCCCGCCGGGCCCCGGCGCCCTCGGGGACCGCCCGGGGGAAGAGCCGGCGGGTTGGTGCCGCCCCGGGCGGGCGGGGAGCCCTCCCGGCCTCCGCCGCCGCCAAGGTTTCTCGGTTTGGTCCCGGCCCTCGGCCCCGCAGTGCGTTCCGGCCGCGCGCTAGCGCTCTCTCGGGCAGCCAGCCCATCGATTACACGCGCAGACGGGCGCTGCaacttttcttttcaaccttCCTCGCCTCTCCCCGCAAGGCAGAACCCTAA